One window of Pelobates fuscus isolate aPelFus1 chromosome 9, aPelFus1.pri, whole genome shotgun sequence genomic DNA carries:
- the LOC134573417 gene encoding uncharacterized protein LOC134573417 isoform X1 produces MAVTGWSERMLQLVLKMNGFQSEGCLPFVVCGQRVGWVVESVAQHLAQFPAVFTCRGGTSARLELNEGLQTPQERTLAVQNLMRSLRTQKRFPCLQEWRNELYDVKSQYSDLPFLSMERAATPLLGVPRYGVHVNGYLRKGAEMFMWIGRRSKTKPSYPGMLDHVAAGGIAAGSGVWETLLKECTEEACIPEPLAASARPVGTVSYAYRQQEAVFLECQFVFDLEVPETFKPSVGDGEVQDFYLWPLDKVKDAIASEVFKPNCALVILDFLIRNGFVEPDKEKFYQTFVENLHGHL; encoded by the exons GCTGTTTACCCTTCGTTGTCTGTGGTCAGCGAGTAGGTTGGGTTGTGGAATCAGTTGCCCAGCACCTCGCTCAGTTCCCTGCTGTATTCACATGTCGTGGGGGAACGTCTGCTCGGCTGGAGCTAAATGAGGGTCTGCAGACCCCCCAAGAGAGAACTCTGGCTGTACAGAACTTGATGAGATCCCTGCGGACCCAGAAACGGTTTCCCTGTCTCCAAGAATGGCGCAATGAG CTCTACGATGTCAAGAGTCAGTACTCGGATCTTCCCTTCCTCAGTATGGAGCGGGCAGCCACAC CACTCCTGGGGGTGCCTCGTTATGGGGTGCACGTTAATGGCTACCTGCGTAAAGGAGCTGAAATGTTCATGTGGATTGGACGACGCTCTAAAACAAAACCTTCCTATCCCGGAATGCTGGACCATGTG GCAGCAGGGGGCATCGCCGCAGGGTCCGGAGTCTGGGAGACGCTGCTGAAGGAGTGCACTGAGGAGGCTTGTATCCCAGAACCCCTTGCAGCCAGTGCACGGCCTGTAGGCACAGTCAG TTATGCATACAGACAGCAGGAGGCCGTGTTCCTGGAGTGTCAGTTTGTGTTTGATTTAGAGGTTCCAGAAACATTCAAGCCGAGCGTGGgagatggggaggtgcaggacTTCTACTTGTGGCCTTTGGACAAG GTAAAAGACGCCATTGCTAGTGAGGTATTCAAGCCAAACTGTGCACTCGTGATTTTAGATTTTCTAATACGAAATGGATTTGTGGAGCCAGATAAAG AGAAGTTCTATCAGACCTTCGTTGAGAACCTCCATGGACACCTGTAA
- the LOC134573418 gene encoding transforming protein RhoA-like — translation MAAIRKKLVIVGDGACGKTCLLIVFSKDQFPEVYVPTVFENYVADIEVDSKQVELALWDTAGQEDYDRLRPLSYPDTDVILMCFSIDSPDSLENIPEKWTPEVKHFCPNVPIILVGNKKDLRNDEHTRRELAKMKQEPVKPEEGRDMANRISAFGYLECSAKTKDGVREVFEMATRAALQAKRGRKKNTCELL, via the exons atggctgcCATACGCAAGAAGCTTGTCATTGTTGGTGATGGGGCCtgtggaaagacttgtcttctcATTGTGTTCAGTAAAGACCAGTTCCCTGAAGTCTATGTACCCACTGTCTTTGAAAACTATGTTGCAGATATTGAAGTGGATTCGAAGCAG GTAGAGCTCGCACTCTGGGATACAGCTGGTCAGGAGGATTATGATCGTCTTAGACCTCTTTCTTACCCCGACACAGACGTAATTCTTATGTGTTTCTCTATCGACAGTCCAGACAGTTTGG AAAACATTCCCGAAAAGTGGACTCCAGAAGTCAAACACTTCTGTCCCAACGTCCCCATAATACTGGTTGGTAACAAAAAGGATTTAAGGAACGATGAGCACACCCGCAGAGAGCTGGCCAAAATGAAACAG GAACCGGTGAAGCCAGAAGAAGGGAGAGACATGGCTAACCGGATCAGCGCCTTTGGATATTTGGAATGCTCTGCCAAGACCAAGGATGGTGTGAGGGAAGTGTTTGAAATGGCAACTAGAGCTGCCCTTCAGGCCAAGCGAGGACGCAAGAAAAACACATGCGAGCTACTCTAA
- the LOC134573417 gene encoding uncharacterized protein LOC134573417 isoform X2 codes for MAVTGWSERMLQLVLKMNGFQSEGCLPFVVCGQRVGWVVESVAQHLAQFPAVFTCRGGTSARLELNEGLQTPQERTLAVQNLMRSLRTQKRFPCLQEWRNELYDVKSQYSDLPFLSMERAATPLLGVPRYGVHVNGYLRKGAEMFMWIGRRSKTKPSYPGMLDHVAAGGIAAGSGVWETLLKECTEEACIPEPLAASARPVGTVSYAYRQQEAVFLECQFVFDLEVPETFKPSVGDGEVQDFYLWPLDKVRLHFSPGTKHMFGYLKGT; via the exons GCTGTTTACCCTTCGTTGTCTGTGGTCAGCGAGTAGGTTGGGTTGTGGAATCAGTTGCCCAGCACCTCGCTCAGTTCCCTGCTGTATTCACATGTCGTGGGGGAACGTCTGCTCGGCTGGAGCTAAATGAGGGTCTGCAGACCCCCCAAGAGAGAACTCTGGCTGTACAGAACTTGATGAGATCCCTGCGGACCCAGAAACGGTTTCCCTGTCTCCAAGAATGGCGCAATGAG CTCTACGATGTCAAGAGTCAGTACTCGGATCTTCCCTTCCTCAGTATGGAGCGGGCAGCCACAC CACTCCTGGGGGTGCCTCGTTATGGGGTGCACGTTAATGGCTACCTGCGTAAAGGAGCTGAAATGTTCATGTGGATTGGACGACGCTCTAAAACAAAACCTTCCTATCCCGGAATGCTGGACCATGTG GCAGCAGGGGGCATCGCCGCAGGGTCCGGAGTCTGGGAGACGCTGCTGAAGGAGTGCACTGAGGAGGCTTGTATCCCAGAACCCCTTGCAGCCAGTGCACGGCCTGTAGGCACAGTCAG TTATGCATACAGACAGCAGGAGGCCGTGTTCCTGGAGTGTCAGTTTGTGTTTGATTTAGAGGTTCCAGAAACATTCAAGCCGAGCGTGGgagatggggaggtgcaggacTTCTACTTGTGGCCTTTGGACAAGGTGAGATTGCACTTCTCTCCTGGGACCAAGCACATGTTTgggtaccttaaagggaca TGA